TCCTATTCGCCTACGCCATTCTCCGCTCCATTCCCAACAAACTAGGAGGAGTCCTAGCCCTAGCTGCCTCCGTCCTAGTTCTATTCCTAATACCCCTACTCCACACATCCAAACAACGTTCAATAACCTTCCGCCCCCTATCCCAAATCCTATTCTGAACCCTAGTCGCCAACCTCCTCATCCTAACCTGAGTAGGGAGCCAACCAGTCGAACATCCATTTATCATCATCGGCCAACTAGCCTCCCTATCATACTTCACAATCATCCTAATCCTATTCCCCCTTGCCGCTATCCTAGAAAACAAGATCCTCAAACTTTAACTCTAATAGTTTATAAAAACATTGGTCTTGTAAGCCAAAGATTGAAGACTACACATCTTCTTAGAGTTATTCACCTACCTCAAAAGGGAAGGAATCAAACCTCCACCACCAACTCCCAAAGCTGGTATTCTAAACTAAACTACCTTTTGAATCCCTAAACAGCCCGAATTGCCCCCCGAGATAACCCCCGCACAAGCTCTAATACCACAAACAATGTCAACAACAACCCCCATCCACCAACCAAAAAAAACCCTACACCCCGCGAATACAACCCAGCCACCCCAACAAAATCCGACCGAACAAACCCTAGACCCCCACTATTAACCGTTCCCACATCCACCAAAACTTCAGACACTCCCCCCAGAACAACACCTACCACCACAACCAAACCCATCCCCACACCATACCCTACAACACTTCAATCAGCCCAAGCCTCAGGGTAAGGATCTGCCGCCAAAGACACAGAATAAACAAACACCACCAACATGCCCCCTAAATAAACCATAACCAAAACCAAAGAAAGGAAAGACACCCCCAAACTCACCAATCACCCACACCCCGCAATAGACGCTAAAACTAACCCAACTACCCCATAATAAGGGGAAGGATTAGACGCAACCGCTAACCCACCCAAAACAAAACACAGCCCTAAAAATAAAACAAATGCTATCATAAATTCTCGCCCGGACTCTCTCCAGGATCTACGGCCTGAAAAGCCGCCGTTATAAAATTTAACTACGAAAACCTAATCCACCCCCCCCCCCCTTCCCCCCCCAGCATGTTTTTTCATGCTTTATAGGGTATGCATGTCTTTGCATTCAATTATTTACCCCATCATACATTAGTGTAATGTAGGATAATCCAAATACTATGCAACTTCACTTCCACCATAACTCAAACATTTACGCCCAAGAGATAATGTTCGGACAGTTCCACTTCTAGGCACATCCTTGTTTCAGGCACCATTAAGCCCAAGTGATCCTACCTCAAGCCCGAGAGGCCGCAAGCGTTACCAAAGATCGATAGTTGTTCCATCGTGCTATACAAAC
The DNA window shown above is from Parus major mitochondrion, complete genome and carries:
- the ND6 gene encoding NADH dehydrogenase subunit 6 — translated: MMAFVLFLGLCFVLGGLAVASNPSPYYGVVGLVLASIAGCGWLVSLGVSFLSLVLVMVYLGGMLVVFVYSVSLAADPYPEAWADWSVVGYGVGMGLVVVVGVVLGGVSEVLVDVGTVNSGGLGFVRSDFVGVAGLYSRGVGFFLVGGWGLLLTLFVVLELVRGLSRGAIRAV